One genomic window of [Clostridium] scindens ATCC 35704 includes the following:
- the guaB gene encoding IMP dehydrogenase has translation MGKIIGDGITFDDVLLVPGYSEVIPNQVDLSTYLTKKIKLNIPMMSAGMDTVTEHRMAIAMARQGGIGIIHKNMPIEQQAEEVDKVKRSENGVITDPFYLSPEHTLEDANNLMAKFRISGVPITEGKKLVGIITNRDLKFEEDFSKKIKESMTSEGLITAPEGITLDEAKKILAKARKEKLPIVDKDFNLKGLITIKDIEKQIKYPLSAKDGQGRLLCGAAIGITANCLDRAQELVNAKVDVVVLDSAHGHSANVLHTVDMIKSKFPDLQVIAGNVATAKAAEALIKSGADAVKVGIGPGSICTTRIIAGIGVPQITAVMNCYEAADKYGVPIIADGGIKYSGDMTKAIAAGANVCMMGSIFAGCDESPGTFELYQGRKYKVYRGMGSIAAMENGSKDRYFQTDAKKLVPEGVEGRVAYKGTVEDTVFQLMGGLRSGMGYCGAPTIEDLKQKGQFVKISSASLKESHPHDIHITKEAPNYSVDE, from the coding sequence ATGGGAAAGATAATTGGAGATGGGATTACATTCGATGATGTGCTCTTAGTTCCGGGCTATTCAGAAGTGATTCCGAACCAAGTGGATTTATCAACCTACCTGACCAAGAAGATTAAGTTAAACATACCGATGATGAGCGCGGGAATGGATACGGTTACGGAACACCGTATGGCAATCGCGATGGCAAGACAGGGGGGCATCGGTATTATTCATAAGAACATGCCTATTGAGCAGCAGGCAGAAGAAGTGGACAAGGTAAAGCGTTCTGAAAATGGCGTAATCACAGATCCTTTTTACCTGTCACCGGAACATACTCTGGAGGATGCCAATAATCTGATGGCGAAGTTTCGGATATCTGGCGTTCCGATTACCGAAGGAAAGAAATTAGTTGGTATCATCACGAACCGTGATTTAAAATTCGAAGAAGACTTTTCAAAGAAGATCAAAGAATCCATGACTTCCGAAGGATTAATCACAGCTCCGGAGGGAATCACATTGGACGAGGCCAAGAAGATTCTGGCAAAGGCAAGAAAGGAAAAACTCCCGATCGTGGATAAGGACTTTAACCTGAAGGGACTGATCACGATCAAGGATATCGAGAAGCAGATCAAGTATCCGCTGTCAGCCAAGGACGGACAAGGACGCCTGCTGTGCGGCGCGGCAATCGGCATTACGGCAAACTGCCTTGACCGGGCTCAGGAACTGGTGAACGCAAAAGTCGACGTGGTAGTTCTGGACTCCGCTCATGGCCATTCCGCAAATGTTCTGCATACGGTTGACATGATCAAGAGCAAGTTCCCGGATCTGCAGGTGATTGCAGGAAACGTGGCTACCGCAAAAGCAGCGGAAGCGCTGATTAAGTCTGGCGCTGATGCGGTCAAGGTGGGAATCGGACCGGGGTCTATCTGTACCACCCGCATTATTGCAGGAATCGGAGTTCCTCAGATTACCGCTGTCATGAATTGCTACGAGGCGGCAGACAAGTATGGGGTTCCGATTATTGCCGATGGAGGAATCAAGTACTCCGGAGATATGACAAAGGCAATTGCGGCAGGAGCGAATGTCTGCATGATGGGAAGTATCTTTGCAGGATGCGATGAAAGCCCCGGAACCTTTGAACTGTACCAGGGAAGGAAATATAAGGTATACCGTGGGATGGGATCCATCGCAGCGATGGAGAACGGAAGCAAGGACCGCTATTTCCAGACGGATGCGAAGAAACTGGTTCCGGAAGGCGTGGAAGGCCGTGTTGCCTATAAAGGCACGGTGGAAGATACGGTATTCCAGCTGATGGGCGGCTTGCGTTCAGGCATGGGATATTGCGGCGCGCCGACAATCGAGGATCTGAAGCAGAAGGGACAGTTCGTGAAGATCTCTTCCGCATCCCTGAAGGAAAGCCATCCTCACGATATCCATATTACGAAGGAAGC
- a CDS encoding DUF6106 family protein has product MSDYYTEQLVKKQAGMKDIVIKAALVAVTIVSVLIVFLFPFGIILPVLAVILDVLMFRRLNVEYEYLFVNGDLDIDKIMNKAKRKRMFSANVNDLEILAPADSIEVRQYQKAKTYNYSSGSGQAALYALVVSERGEQKKIIFEPNDTIVEGFYMMAPRKVVRK; this is encoded by the coding sequence ATGAGCGACTATTATACAGAACAGTTAGTGAAGAAACAGGCGGGCATGAAGGATATTGTAATAAAGGCGGCGCTGGTTGCGGTGACGATCGTTTCTGTCTTGATCGTGTTTCTGTTTCCATTCGGTATTATCCTGCCGGTCCTGGCGGTTATTCTGGATGTGCTCATGTTCCGGAGGTTGAATGTGGAGTATGAGTACCTGTTTGTGAATGGGGATCTGGATATTGACAAGATTATGAACAAGGCAAAGCGCAAGCGGATGTTTTCCGCTAACGTCAATGATCTTGAGATTCTGGCACCCGCTGATTCTATCGAAGTACGCCAGTACCAGAAGGCCAAGACCTATAATTACAGTTCCGGGAGCGGACAAGCCGCCCTCTATGCGCTTGTAGTATCCGAGAGGGGCGAGCAGAAGAAGATTATATTTGAACCGAATGATACGATTGTAGAAGGGTTTTATATGATGGCCCCCAGGAAGGTCGTGCGCAAGTAA
- the groL gene encoding chaperonin GroEL (60 kDa chaperone family; promotes refolding of misfolded polypeptides especially under stressful conditions; forms two stacked rings of heptamers to form a barrel-shaped 14mer; ends can be capped by GroES; misfolded proteins enter the barrel where they are refolded when GroES binds) translates to MAKEIKYGAEARSALETGVNQLADTVRVTLGPKGRNVVLDKSFGAPLITNDGVTIAKEIELEDAFENMGAQLIKEVASKTNDVAGDGTTTATVLAQAMVHEGMKNLAAGANPIILRKGMKKATDKAVDAIAKMSSKVKDKDQIAKVAAISAGDVEVGEMVADAMEKVSNDGVITIEESKTMKTELDLVEGMQFDRGYVSAYMATDMDKMEANLEDPYILITDKKISNIQDILPLLEQIVQSGARLLIIAEDIEGEALTTLIVNKLRGTFNVAAVKAPGYGDRRKEMLKDIAILTGGQVISDELGMDLKETTMEQLGRAKSVKIQKENTVIVDGIGDKKEIADRVAQIKAQIEETTSDFDKEKLQERLAKLAGGVAVIRVGAATETEMKEAKMRMEDALNATRAAVEEGIIAGGGSAYIHAAKEVAALAESLEGDEKTGANVVLKALESPLYHIAANAGLEGSVIINKVKESDPGYGFDALTENYVDMVESGILDPAKVTRSALQNATSVASTLLTTESVVANIKEETPAMPAGAGAGMGMM, encoded by the coding sequence ATGGCAAAGGAAATTAAATATGGCGCTGAGGCAAGAAGCGCATTGGAAACAGGAGTTAACCAGCTGGCAGATACCGTTAGGGTAACGCTTGGACCAAAAGGACGTAACGTAGTGTTGGATAAATCTTTCGGCGCGCCGCTTATCACGAACGACGGTGTTACGATTGCAAAAGAAATCGAGCTTGAGGATGCTTTTGAGAATATGGGAGCGCAGCTGATCAAGGAAGTTGCATCCAAGACCAACGACGTGGCCGGTGATGGCACAACCACAGCAACCGTGCTTGCACAGGCAATGGTTCATGAAGGTATGAAGAATCTGGCTGCAGGGGCAAACCCGATTATCCTTCGCAAAGGCATGAAAAAGGCAACTGACAAGGCGGTTGATGCAATCGCTAAGATGTCCAGCAAAGTAAAGGACAAAGATCAGATCGCAAAAGTTGCAGCAATCTCCGCAGGCGATGTAGAAGTTGGGGAGATGGTTGCGGATGCAATGGAGAAGGTTTCCAATGACGGCGTAATTACGATCGAAGAATCCAAGACGATGAAGACGGAACTGGATCTGGTAGAAGGTATGCAGTTTGACCGCGGATATGTTTCCGCATACATGGCAACGGATATGGATAAGATGGAAGCAAATCTGGAAGATCCATATATCCTGATTACAGACAAGAAGATTTCCAATATCCAGGATATTCTTCCTCTGTTAGAGCAGATCGTACAGTCTGGAGCAAGACTTCTGATCATCGCTGAGGATATCGAGGGCGAGGCTCTTACCACATTGATTGTAAACAAACTGCGTGGAACCTTCAATGTAGCGGCCGTAAAAGCACCTGGATATGGAGACAGAAGAAAAGAGATGCTCAAAGATATCGCGATCCTGACAGGCGGACAGGTGATCTCTGATGAACTGGGAATGGATCTGAAAGAGACTACGATGGAGCAGTTAGGACGTGCCAAATCCGTCAAGATCCAGAAAGAGAATACCGTTATTGTGGATGGCATAGGAGACAAGAAAGAGATTGCTGACCGTGTCGCTCAGATCAAGGCTCAGATTGAAGAGACCACATCTGATTTCGATAAAGAAAAATTACAGGAAAGACTTGCAAAACTGGCAGGCGGCGTAGCGGTAATCCGTGTAGGAGCAGCAACCGAGACTGAGATGAAGGAAGCAAAAATGCGTATGGAAGATGCCCTGAATGCCACAAGAGCGGCAGTTGAAGAAGGCATCATCGCAGGAGGCGGATCTGCATATATCCACGCGGCAAAAGAAGTGGCAGCATTGGCAGAAAGCCTGGAGGGCGATGAGAAGACTGGCGCGAACGTAGTATTGAAGGCACTGGAGTCTCCGCTGTATCATATTGCTGCAAATGCCGGACTGGAAGGTTCCGTAATTATCAACAAGGTAAAAGAGTCTGATCCAGGATACGGATTCGACGCGCTGACAGAAAACTATGTAGATATGGTAGAGAGCGGAATCCTGGATCCTGCAAAGGTTACAAGAAGCGCTCTTCAGAACGCTACCAGCGTTGCATCTACACTGCTTACGACAGAGTCTGTTGTTGCCAACATTAAGGAAGAGACACCGGCAATGCCTGCAGGAGCAGGGGCCGGAATGGGCATGATGTAA
- a CDS encoding co-chaperone GroES, whose amino-acid sequence MKLVPLGDRVVLKQLVAEETTKSGIVIPGQSKEKPQQAEVIAVGPGGTVDGKEVKMNVATGQKVIYSKYAGTTVEIDDEEYIIVKQDDILAIVE is encoded by the coding sequence ATGAAATTAGTACCATTGGGAGACAGAGTCGTATTAAAACAGTTAGTAGCAGAAGAAACTACAAAATCCGGAATCGTGATTCCCGGACAGTCCAAAGAGAAACCGCAGCAGGCAGAAGTAATCGCTGTTGGACCTGGTGGAACAGTTGATGGCAAGGAAGTTAAGATGAATGTCGCGACAGGCCAGAAAGTTATTTATTCTAAATATGCAGGAACAACGGTTGAAATTGATGATGAAGAGTATATCATCGTAAAACAGGATGATATCCTTGCAATCGTTGAATAA
- the codY gene encoding GTP-sensing pleiotropic transcriptional regulator CodY yields the protein MSVQLLDKTRKINKLLHNNNSSKVVFNDICEVLTEILDSNVLVVSKKGKVLGGSNCEGVPIIKELLEREVGRHIDDMLNERLLSILSTKENVNLQTLGFSEEAVKGYQAIITPIDIAGERLGTLFIYKRDQMYEIDDIILSEYGTTVVGLEMLRSVNEESAEETRKEHIVQSAISTLSYSELEAIIHIFEELDGTEGILVASKIADRVGITRSVIVNALRKFESAGVIESRSSGMKGTYIKVVNDYVFTELEHIKAERAK from the coding sequence ATGAGTGTACAATTGTTAGATAAAACTAGAAAAATCAACAAATTACTGCATAATAATAATTCCAGCAAGGTCGTATTTAATGATATCTGCGAAGTGCTTACTGAAATACTGGATTCCAATGTTCTGGTAGTCAGTAAAAAGGGCAAAGTGCTGGGCGGCAGTAATTGCGAGGGAGTTCCAATTATCAAGGAACTGCTGGAGCGGGAAGTCGGGAGGCATATCGATGATATGCTGAATGAGCGCCTGCTGAGTATTTTATCCACCAAGGAGAATGTAAACCTGCAGACCCTTGGATTTTCGGAAGAGGCGGTGAAGGGTTATCAGGCCATCATCACCCCCATTGATATTGCAGGCGAGCGTCTGGGAACACTATTTATCTATAAGAGAGACCAGATGTATGAAATTGACGACATTATTTTAAGTGAATATGGAACAACGGTAGTAGGACTTGAAATGCTCAGGTCCGTAAATGAGGAGAGCGCTGAAGAGACCAGGAAGGAGCATATCGTCCAGTCGGCTATCAGCACCCTGTCCTATTCAGAACTGGAGGCGATCATCCATATCTTTGAGGAACTGGATGGCACGGAGGGAATCCTGGTTGCCAGCAAGATCGCAGACCGGGTAGGGATTACCAGATCCGTGATTGTAAATGCGCTCCGGAAATTCGAAAGCGCCGGAGTGATCGAGTCACGTTCTTCCGGTATGAAGGGAACCTATATCAAGGTCGTAAATGATTATGTATTTACGGAACTGGAACATATCAAGGCAGAACGTGCAAAATAA